The window TTGATCTCTGCCCATATGCCAGGTACCATCAATGAATCATGTATCTTTGTACTTGCATATTAGTGGTGGAGTATCTGAATGAGCTACTAATGGAGATAAGACCCGGTGATCATAATTAAGCCTAGTAGGTCCTTACACTACCTGCAGCGCTCTCTTTTTCTCTTCCATTTTCGGGCAGGGGGGGTGGGGGACTTTCATATATGTACAATAGTTGATGCTCGGCTATTTATTCACATGGAAATATGGAATATTCAGAATTGGTTCAATTCCAAGTGATTATGACCATAATATGACTATACTGGCCTTCCTCTCATTCAGTTTTTGAAGCCCTTGAATTTAGGATTCTTTCTTCAAAATTGGTATTAACTTCAAATTGTTCTTCCTGCTATAAATTTAGCAGCGAATTCTGTAATTGGGAACTGAAATTTggatgtgattactataaaagttctATATGTTACCATGCAAGTAATACCCAGATCAAATGTGATCAGCTATATATCCTGATTTTTTTCAACGCTGTACATCCTTATGAAACTGTGTGAAGTCGGCTAGCGTGTAACAACAGTTGTGATTGATGTTGTCTGATCACACAGGTCAAAGAATGAAGTTGATCCTATGATCTGCATCATACGATGGTCCTGTGTAAAGGAACTTGTAGAATTCTGATGCATCACAGTTAGTTTGTGAGTACTGTAGACAACATGATGCTTGTGCTCTGCTTATTTACTTCTATTATAATGTGGTGTGACGTTATTATGAGTAGAGGAACCTATTATCATAGGGAAGCATGGTAATTTTGCTTCCTTGCCATTCCATCAGGCCAGAAAGTGGTGCAGCTATTTTGTTTTCATGAGCCGGCTCAAGAGGGAATCATTTTACTGGCCGTGTTTCAGAGCTGGAGCTTTCATTTTCTTTTGTACAGATAAAGATGCTTGTTTATACTCTACTAGTGGGATCTTTATGCATTTGTCATTTTCAGAATATGAACCTGCCACAGGATAGTTTCTGAGCTGCAGTAGCGTAATCGTGCTACGTGCTGTTCCTGGGCTCTGGTGCAGATGACCAGTGGTTTGGCTACAATTTAACAGATTCCCCTTTTACGGATTCATGAAATTTCCATGGTCACTTGGCCTTCTCTTGTCTGTTCTGTGCTGCATTTGTCCTTGGCAAATCAAATTCTGCGGACTCGAGTCCTTTGTGGGTATTGGAGGCTTCATTTTCGAAAGGATGGATGTAATGCAATCTGCGATGTTGTTGATCTGAATTTATGTATTGCCACTGCTGCCACAAAGATATTGATATGTGTTGATGTTTGGATCATCAAACCTAGAAGCGTTCGATGACAAATAGTTAGTTTGTGCTGCCGAATATTCTGTTCATGATGCTGTAGACTGGACGAATTATGAGGATGGCAAAAGAGTCACGGACTCGAACTGGGAAGTACGAGTGTATGCTTCTTGTGTTCTGTAGGTATAGGAGCTGACATTTTCTTCTTCTCTCTGCCGTTTTCTTTTTCATCTGCTCTTGTTTGGGGAGAATGACTATTGCGTGAACTACCGACAACTGTATCTTCTCTTTCGACCCAGCAAATAACAGAGGTGGATCTGGGTTGTGTGTACGATCGTATCAtaaaaatatatatgaaaaagTTGCTACCCTGGCCACCGCGTCACTCTGATTTGTGTTTTCTATAAGATCAAACGATCCCGGAGCAACGGATTTTATATGGCCCCTGCATAATTTACTCCGCCCTTCTCAAGTCCGATCCATTAACAAAATTTGAGCCACCTGGCACATAGACAAGCTCATTTTGTGCTCTTTGACCTGCAGATCCTCATGCTGGACTTGTCTTCCTAGGCCCAAACTCTTTTCCTTCCAATAAAATCCGAACTTTTTAATCTGGAGCTCGGACAGTTACATCACAGATTCAGTATCCTGTTGACAGCCGGACAATTCAACCTCCACTAGTGAACATCGATCACCCAGGTCAAATCGGGGGTATAAACCATCACGTAACGTGTACAATTCCAATTAGATCAGAGATTGATCTCTAGAATATCCCCTTTTGGACATAAAAGGCAACTCTCCTTGCTCCTAGACCGCATAATTAACCAGGGAATTAAGGAAGTTCATTGACGACGCCACAAGAAAGAAAGGAGGCAAAAAAGACAGAATTTGCCTCTTGGAAACCTGAAAGGAAGAGAATTTACATTGCACGAGCAGAGAAAGAGAGAAACTTGGGGAAGAAACCGCGACAGGAggcgagagaggagaggagaggaggccgaAGAGGATGCCTGGAGATGGACTTGACCACCGgggctcctccccctcccctccgcCTAAATGGCGACATCTCCTCCAAATCTCGCCTCCTCCCCTTCATTATTCCTCcaccctcgccccctccccctcccccgccccgtTCCCGctcaaaaccctaaccctagcggcgCCCCTCGCCATGGCCGCCGACTACCGCACCCCCGACAGGCTcctcccccccgccgccgccgccgcagcggaGGAGCCGGCCCAGGACCCGCCCAAGCCGGCCATCGCCGTCGCggggccggccgccgccgcgacccACGACGGCCTGCGCTTCTGGCAGTACATGCTCGCCGGCTCCGTCGCCGGCGTCGTTGAGCACACGGCCATGTTCCCGGTCGACACCCTCAAGACGCACATGCAGGCCGCCTCGCCGCCCTGCCGCCCCACCCTCTCGCTGGGGGCCGCGCTGCGGGCCGCCGTCGCCGGGGAGGGCGGCGcgctcgcgctctaccgcggcctCCCCGCCATGGCCCTCGGCGCCGGCCCCGCCCACGCCGTCTACTTCTCCGTCTACGAGTTCGCCAAGTCGCGCCTTTCGGACCGGTTCGGCCCCAACAACCCCGCGGCGCACGCCTCCTCGGGGGTGCTCGCCACCATCGCCAGCGACGCCGTCTTCACCCCCATGGACACCGTCAAGCAGCGGCTGCAGCTCACGAGCAGCCCCTACACCGGCGTCGCGCACTGCGTCCGCACCGTGTTCCGCGATGAGGGCCTCAGGGCGTTCTTCGTGTCGTACCGGACCACGGTGCTTATGAACGCGCCCTACACCGCCGTCCACTTCTCCACCTACGAGGCGGCCAAGCGTGTGCTCGGAGACATGGCAGCTGACGAGGAGTCGCTTGCCGTGCACGCCACTGCGGGTGCTGCCGCCGGTGCTCTAGCAGCCGCGTTGACCACACCACTCGACGTTGTCAAGACGCAGCTGCAGTGCCAGGTGAGGATCTTACACGTTTGCTTTTGCCGTCACCTTTAATGACATATAGTAGATATCATTGGAGCTGGTCTGAGTTGATTTGTGCGGCTTGCTCAGCAAATGGAGAGATTTTATGCCTGTGCTGGTGTTTCTGTTCACCTCCAAGATTCTTGGAATGACTTTTTACAGTTAATTTTTCTATTTTCCGGTGGCCCTTTGATCTGTTAGTGACTTATTGGTGATCGCTGTCCTTATAGGGTGCTCTGTACCATTAATGTTGAAGAGCTAATGATACAAGGAGCATCTTTTCGGTCGCGATAATGCTAAACTTGGGCCTCTTCTAAAGCTGCAGTCTTTTCACCTATGGAACATTAACTGTGTCGTGGCGCTTTCTGCTAGGAAAAATCAAAACAAATTAGTATAGACTCAAGGTGTGAGTTTTATGCCACCTTACCCTATTTGAAATGACATCGACAACAGCTGACCTTACAAGGTTTTGATGGAAATGTTGATGAGAAGTTACAAATGGTTGGTGAATCACATTAATAATATTGTAGTTGTAATAACTTGGAACGTAATTGCTAATAACATATCAATATCCTCAGCTTCTCACTATCATTTATAGTAGCATTCTCTTTGACATGACACACCGATTGTCTTATGCATACTTATGTGTCTTGTAGATCCGTTGTCATTATCGATCCATCACTGGTAGTTCAGCTCATTGAACTTTAATGAGCTGGTCTGAGTTGATTTGTTGCGGCTTACTCAGCAAATGGGGAAATTTTATGCCTTTTCTGGTGTTTCTGTTCACCTCCATGATTCTTGGAATGACTTTTTACAGTTAACTTCTCTATTTTCCAGTTGCACTTTGATCTGTTCCTAAATTTTCTATTCTGTCCTTATAGGGTGCTCTGTAGCATTAATGTTGAAGAGCTAGTGATGTAAGGAGCATCTTTTCAGTCGCGATAAGTGCTAACTGACCAGTTAGATATAGATATGCTGAACTTGGGCCTCTTCTGAAGCCGCAGTCTTTTTTCACCTATGAAACATTAATTGTGTCGTGGCGCTTTCTGCTAGGAAAAATCAGAACAAATTACTAGAAGATTCAAGGTGTAAGTTTTAGGCCACCGTAACCTGGTTGAAATGACATCAACAGACAGCTGACCTTACAAGATTTTGATGGAAATGTTGATGAGGAGTTACAAATGGTTGGTTGTCACATTAATGATACTGTAGTTGTAACTTGGAAAATTTGTGCTAATGTCATCTCAGTATCCTCAGCTCCTCACTATCATTTGTAGTACTCCCTCTGATCTGAATTAATTGACGTAGCCTCTATACAATGTAAGCGGGATCGGCGGGAATACTTAGTTTGACATGACACCGCGATATTCTTGTGCGTACTTATGTAGCTTGTAGAGTCATTATCGATCCATCACTGGTAGTTCAGCTTATTGAACTTCTACCTTTATTAATTTTATATGATGGGGCACGACTATCCCTAGTTCAGTTAATTGAAAAATATGTTATTCTTATgtgttactccctctgttcctaaatataagtatttttagagatttcaataaggactacatacggatgtatatagacatattttagagtgtagattcactcattttgctccgtatgtagtccgcattggaatctctaaaaagacttgtatttaggaacggagggagtacatacacaCATAGAGATTGTGTTAGCAATCTCTTGGTCTTTAGGCAGAAGGGCTTGTATGTTTCCTTTCTATGCATCCATTTATGTGCCCCTTTGGTACTAAATAAATGTGAACCTCGGTGTACTACATGGACTCCGTCAGCCCACACACAACAGAGAGGAACAcacacaaatactccctccgtctcataatataagacgtgTTTTGACACTGTCATAGTGTCAAaacacgtcttatattatgggacagagggagtacatgataagGGAAGATGCAAGTTATGGCCACCTTGAAATATTCCCTAAAACCTATAGAGTAATTGGCTACCATGAAAACTTATAGAGTAGGTCATTTGGTACAACCGTACAATATAACATGGATTAAAGATCAAGTTTCATATACTTAACTAAATTTGCCAGTTATATTACTAGTGTTGTTTTCTGTAGCTAACTAAATAGGGCTGTCAAACCCTTCTTATGTGTGGTCTAGTCAGCAGTTGCTTTATATCATCGTTCCATGCATGTTATCATCTTTCTATTTTCCTAGCACATTTTCAACTTTGGATAACTTCCTCATTTTTGTGTTTACATGAATGTCATCCACCTGTTTTTACTTCCAAGGTAATAACAGTGTTCTCTTTTTGTCTGTGGTCAGGGTGTATGCGGCTGTGAACGCTTTGCTAGTAGCTCTATAGGAGATGTGTTCAGAACGATTATAAAGCGCGACGGATACGTTGGGCTCATGAGGGGATGGAAGCCGAGAATGCTGTTCCACGCACCAGCAGCTGCCATCTGCTGGTCCACATACGAAGCCTCGAAGTCGTTCTTTGAAAGATTTAATGAGAAAAGGAGAAAATAGTTGGAGCATTTCTTGGAAGTGATTGTGTTTTTCTGGAAGCCAAGTGCTTCCTTGCTGTGGCGTGTCCTCGGCTGATGAAAGAGGCAGTGCCTAGATACAGTTGTGTGCAGCAGAGGATCCATTTGGAATGATGCACCGTGCATCGAAATTTGTCCAACGATGATCTGTCTGTACgttgtatttcttttctttttggctgaGTTATATGTATCATTTTTCCAGCCTGTGGTCGGGATAGCAAATGCCAGAATAATTTTGCCCTAGTTTTTCAGGATCATTGAGCATACTGTATGGCCTTTGTGTCAGATTCTTGATAAAGTGAAATGAGATTTTGGTTCTGTTACAATTTCCCGCTTCTTTTGTTCTCGTCACCATATGTTGTGAAGAACCCTGATGTGTGCCTGAATATATTGTCCAGTAAGCTAACGCTGGGTGTAAAGGTCAGAACGAGATGCATATACTTGTTGAGCGATTCTGCCATCCAAGCACCAGTGGTCTAGTGGTAGAATAGTACCCTGCCACGGTACAGACCCGGGTTCGATTCCCGGCTGGTGCAATTTTTTTTTCCTTTCGATCATTCTCTTGTGGACGGCGATGCCCAAATCAGAACACCTTCTTCACCAAACTCCCGTTTGGCTTGGCTTTGGTTTGTGTTTTCCAGTCCATTTTTCTGTTTTTACGTCATGTGGTCGTTGCATTTTCTGTTTATTTGTTCACATAGTCATCACTGTGATCAGGTCCCCAGGAAACAGAAGTCAACCTGGACCAGGTCCCCAGGAAACAGAAGTCAACCTGGACCAGGTCCCCAGGTTGAATTGGCACTCTTAACTTCGATCCCGGTCTATTCCAAACCCTCTAAACACGACGCCCGCTCATGTCGCACCCCCGCTCGCCCGCGACTTCCCCATTGCACCGCGTTGACCTCGCCGTGCGCCTCCCCGGCGGTGACCCCCGGCGCGACCTCCCCGGCGGGTTCGATTCCCGGCTGGTGCAATTTTTTTTTCCTTTCGATCATTCTCTTGTGGACGGCGATGCCCAAATCAGAACACCTTCTTCACCAAACTCCCGTTTGGCTTGGCTTTGGTTTGTGTTTTCCAGTCCATTTTTCTGTTTTTACGTCATGTGGTCGTTGCATTTTCTGTTTATTTGTTCACATAGTCATCACTGTGATCAGGTCCCCAGGAAACAGAAGTCAACCTGGACCAGGTCCCCAGGAAACAGAAGTCAACCTGGACCAGGTCCCCAGGTTGAATTGGCACTCTTAACTTCGATCCCGGTCTATTCCAAACCCTCTAAACACGACGCCCGCTCATGTCGCACCCCCGCTCGCCCGCGACTTCCCCATTGCACCGCGTTGACCTCGCCGTGCGCCTCCCCGGCGGTGACCCCCAGCCCTCGCCCATGGCATCTAGTAGCGGATGATCCTCGCCACACCGCGCGTCCCTTCCGTGCGTCCCTTCCGCGTACGGACACGAGCATTGGTCTCGTAATTGGGGCATCCCCTACTAGATTGGGCGGGATAAACGGCGCTGTTGCGTCGATCCTGAGATCCACTGATGGATTCGGACGGCGAAGCATCGGACCAGGAGATCAGGCGTCTCATGGTGGAGCTCGTCCGCAGGGAGAGGGCGGCTACAAGAGCGGCGAGAagagcgcaaagagcggatcgagatgTGGCGATGGCGAGGATGAATCTCGCGCTACGAGCAGTGTGTGGGACCACGGAGATGGAACAACAAATCACCCCCGACTTGATCCTGCCTGGGTCGCGGAAGAAGCTGTATCCACTTCAAGGATTCATCGGATGAGGTTGAGATTGTTCAGATCCGAGATTTGACCAATTTTGTGTCGTGGCCTGCTTCAGGGTCTGGTATGTTTCGTCATGCTGCCTCTAATTTGCGTTGTAATTTTGGTGCTGGTTTGACCTCTCGCCGTCGAAGATCGACGTCGCCGCCGCCGTTCATGGTGCCGCCCTCACAAGAATTGGGGAGGAGCGGGGGCGGGATGGTTGTGAACGGGCCCCAGGGTCAGCCTCTATCGACGTTTAGACCGTTGGATGTGTCCTCATACGATCCTGACTGTTGATTGCGGGAAACAGTTGCCAACCCAACCTTGAGAGACATATATTCCCCGACATGTGCGTGCCCCTAATTCCCAGGCTGCTAGGGTTCGTCGCTGCCCCCTGCGCCGCCATCGTGAATCCAATACTCTAGTCTAGATCCGCCGCGATCTGTTTGCTAAGGGAGAGTTCTTTACGGCATATTGTTTTCCTATCGGTCCTTCAGACCATCTGTTTGAGCCCAAGCAATTTAGCTCCTCGTGCGATTTTTGGTCGTAGAAGACCGAGAAACCTCCGTTTGTTGTTGTTGTCAAGAAGATGGCTGGGGCTAGGCAGAATCAAGGTGCTAGAGGGGGGAGATATGGAGGTGGCCGTAGCCGCATTGACACTGCTCGCCCTCCAGCCCCTGTGCAGCAACAGcctgttgctgctcaagtgaatccTGTTTGGGCGCCAATCTCCTCACCATTGCCTTCTCAGCATGCCCCTCCCATTTCCATCTATGCCAAACCTCCcattgttccacttggagctagttCTCCCAGTATGTTACACCCAGCTATGAACCAGATCTACACTGGTTTTCCTACCTCTAATTACCAATTCCCCCAAATGGCTCCATGGATGCAACAACCTCAATCGCATTCCCCCTACATGCCACCATAAAATCTTCCTGTGTAGTACCGACAACCTTTCTAGCAATCTGTCAGTACTGGCAGTGGTGCTTCTCGAGGGAGTGGTCAAGCTGGGACTGTGAAAAACAAGAAGGAAGCTAAGGCTGGTGCTAAGCAAAAGCAACTTCTTGCTGCCTCTGGGCCCAATGATAGCTCCACTGCTCAAGTTTGTGCAGACTCTGATGGACATATGGTGGATCCTAAATATATAGGTGCTATTTGCTAAAATTGTGGCCTCCCTGGTCACTTTGTTGGCATGTGCTCCATTCCTCAGGTTTGCTTCATTTGTAAAAGCCCTGGTCACCatatggtgttggggaacgcagtactttcaaattttttcctacgcacacgcaagatccatctaggtgatgtatagcaatgagaggggatagagtgttgtttacgtaccctcgtagactgtaagcggaagcgttatgacaacgcggttgatgtagtcatacgtcttcacgatccgaccgatcctagcaccgaaggtacggcacctccgcgatctacacacgttcagctcggtgacatcccacgaactctagatccagctgagtgtcgaaggagagtttcgtcagcacgacggtgtgatgacggtgatgatgaagttaccgacgcagggcttctcctaagcactacaacgatatgaccgaggtggaaatctgtggagggggggcaccgcacacggctaagagatcaacttgtgtgtctatggggtgccccctccccacgtatataaaggagggagggaggaagaggccgacctaggaggaggcggcaccaaggggggcaatcctactccaagtaggtttgccccccctttcctattcctactaggagaaggaggaaagaggaggaggggagaaggaaagagcggGCCGACCGCCcaaaccctaaaccaattcggtttgggcctaggggggcgcgccccacaccttTCTTGCTACCCTCTttatccactagggcccaataaggcccatggaCTCCCCGGGAGGTTCCGGCAACCTttggatactccgaaaaatacccgatacactttggaaccctttcggtgtccgaatataaccttccaatatatcaatctttatgtctcgaccatttcgagactcctcgtcatgtccgtgatcacatacgggactccgaactaccttcggtacataaaaacacataaactcgtaataccgatcgtcatcgaacgttaagcgtgcggaccctacgggtttgagaactatgtagacatgaccgagactcatctccgttcaatgaccaatagcggaacctgcatgctcatattggttcctacatattctatgaagatctttatcggtcaaaccgcataacaacatacgttgttccctttgtcatcggtatgttacttgcccgagattcgatcgtcggtatctcaatacctagttcaatatcgttaccggcaagtctctttactcgttccgtaatgcaacatcccgtaattaactcattagtcacattgcttgcaaggtttatagtgatgtgcattaccgagagtgcccagagatacctctccaatacacggagtgacaaatcctaatctcgatctatgccaactcaacaaacaccatcggagacacttgtacatcatctttatagtcacccagttgcgttgtgatgtttgatagcacactaagtgttcctccgatatttgggagttgcataatctcatattcatagcaggagtctaggccggatggtaacaggaggcaggggacacgaagttttacccaggttcgggccctctcgatggaggtaaaaccctacgtactgcttgattaatattgatgatatgagtattacaagagttgatctaccacgagatcagagaggctaaaccctagaagctagcctatggtactagcctatggtatgattgttgatgtgtatgttgtcctacggactaaaaccctccggtttatatagacaccggagagggttagggttacataaagtcggttacaatggtaggagatctgatcatctgtatcgccaagcttgccttccacgccaagtaaagtcccttccggacacgggacggagtcttcaatcttgtatcttcatagtccaggagtctggctgaaggtatagttcggctatccgaacaccccctaatccaggactccctcagtagcccccgaaccaggcttcaatgacgatgagtccgacgcgcagattgtcttcggcattgcaaggcgggttctcctccaaattccgtgtacctgtttgaataaagtccggtttcttgtagatgttgcgctccttggcttctacgcccaataatggccgttttccacgtgtcaaacgaatatgaaaagtctgagtgtttttacgttcacacccctagccgcgtaaatgagttgccctttaaggggacgaggatttagatccaatccacaccttctctcCTCC is drawn from Triticum dicoccoides isolate Atlit2015 ecotype Zavitan chromosome 4A, WEW_v2.0, whole genome shotgun sequence and contains these coding sequences:
- the LOC119285431 gene encoding mitoferrin-like, which produces MPGDGLDHRGSSPSPPPKWRHLLQISPPPLHYSSTLAPSPSPAPFPLKTLTLAAPLAMAADYRTPDRLLPPAAAAAAEEPAQDPPKPAIAVAGPAAAATHDGLRFWQYMLAGSVAGVVEHTAMFPVDTLKTHMQAASPPCRPTLSLGAALRAAVAGEGGALALYRGLPAMALGAGPAHAVYFSVYEFAKSRLSDRFGPNNPAAHASSGVLATIASDAVFTPMDTVKQRLQLTSSPYTGVAHCVRTVFRDEGLRAFFVSYRTTVLMNAPYTAVHFSTYEAAKRVLGDMAADEESLAVHATAGAAAGALAAALTTPLDVVKTQLQCQGVCGCERFASSSIGDVFRTIIKRDGYVGLMRGWKPRMLFHAPAAAICWSTYEASKSFFERFNEKRRK